One window from the genome of Pararhizobium gei encodes:
- the cheY1 gene encoding chemotaxis response regulator CheY1, with protein sequence MKKKVLTVDDSRTIRNMLLVTLNNAGFETIQAEDGIEGLEVLEDANPDVIVTDINMPRLDGFGFIEGVRRNEKFRAIPILVLTTESDAEKKNRARQAGATGWIVKPFDPTKLIDAIERVTA encoded by the coding sequence ATGAAAAAGAAAGTTCTTACGGTCGATGATTCCAGAACCATCCGGAACATGCTTCTCGTGACGCTGAACAATGCCGGTTTCGAAACGATCCAGGCCGAAGACGGTATTGAAGGCCTCGAGGTGCTTGAGGATGCCAATCCGGATGTCATCGTCACCGACATCAACATGCCGCGTCTCGATGGCTTCGGCTTCATCGAAGGCGTGCGCAGGAACGAAAAATTCCGGGCGATCCCGATCCTCGTTCTCACGACCGAGAGCGATGCGGAAAAGAAGAACCGCGCCCGCCAGGCAGGCGCGACCGGGTGGATCGTCAAGCCATTCGATCCTACCAAACTGATCGATGCAATCGAGCGCGTAACCGCTTAA
- a CDS encoding STAS domain-containing protein — protein sequence MAPKKSASKILSLAPVLDLNEATTLHGKLMGLRGSNIVVDASAVERVGALCIQVLMAGAKSWEEDKQSFTFSKVSDAFTKTTQLIGVNIDHLIAKEI from the coding sequence ATGGCACCCAAGAAGTCCGCTTCGAAAATTTTAAGTCTCGCGCCCGTCCTCGATCTCAACGAGGCAACCACGCTGCACGGAAAGCTGATGGGATTGCGCGGCAGCAACATCGTGGTTGACGCCTCCGCAGTCGAGCGCGTCGGCGCGCTTTGCATTCAGGTGCTGATGGCCGGAGCGAAAAGCTGGGAAGAAGACAAACAGTCTTTCACCTTTTCCAAGGTGTCGGACGCATTTACGAAAACGACACAGCTGATCGGGGTCAATATTGATCACCTGATAGCAAAGGAGATTTGA
- a CDS encoding globin-coupled sensor protein, with amino-acid sequence MRHETSPDQTRKAQAGSLLERLRFAGLDDGQTEVLRRNRQALGAQVELALRDLFQRLQTFPEAARHFTSDRQIDRLHDLQSSHWNVLTDARFDSLYAERVKLLSDAEGKMGLDPRWQIAGHSVVLERLICAMIEELWPKSVLPLGKSRKQELADLVAALVRTVFVDTEISVSLRFNELRHSHQRQLAEQRKAGEAEALALFSDVALALERGDLTVRTDSETAPAYQPLAQQLNGALDLFQDRIAGLSDRAAAMETASADLRGRTTGFAEQAREQSGALADTVKALGIIVDRVKTNAVQARSAEQGAAAARQSAEDSGEIAGQAISAMADIEASAEKIGQIIGVIDEIAFQTNLLALNAGIEAARAGESGRGFAVVAQEVRALAQRSGDAAREIKQLVSNTKSQVEAGVARVGRTQDAISSIVDQVRGINDAVAGIARETAEQAAGMEAAVSELGHIGLQVVAGAALAADAGQSCADLHTVILELGQTIREFHVERQAPKFPAAVSAARIAVSARPRDEDQDFDDDGLQGRLAGWGR; translated from the coding sequence GTGAGGCACGAAACGTCGCCAGATCAGACCAGGAAGGCGCAGGCGGGCAGCCTGCTTGAGCGCCTGCGGTTTGCCGGGCTCGACGATGGCCAGACGGAAGTCCTTCGCCGCAACCGGCAGGCATTGGGCGCGCAGGTCGAGCTGGCGTTGCGCGATCTCTTCCAGCGTCTGCAAACCTTTCCGGAAGCGGCTCGGCATTTCACCAGCGATCGTCAGATCGATCGCCTGCACGATCTTCAGTCCTCGCATTGGAATGTTCTCACGGACGCCCGTTTCGATAGCCTCTATGCCGAGCGCGTCAAGCTTCTTTCCGATGCGGAAGGCAAGATGGGTCTGGACCCGCGCTGGCAGATCGCCGGCCATTCAGTTGTTTTGGAACGGCTGATCTGCGCGATGATCGAAGAACTCTGGCCGAAATCCGTGCTACCGCTCGGCAAATCGCGCAAGCAGGAACTGGCCGATCTCGTCGCTGCCCTTGTCCGCACGGTGTTCGTAGACACCGAAATTTCCGTGTCCTTGCGCTTCAACGAACTGCGCCACAGCCATCAGCGCCAGCTTGCCGAACAGCGCAAGGCCGGTGAAGCCGAGGCGCTTGCACTTTTTTCCGACGTAGCGCTTGCGCTTGAACGCGGTGATCTCACAGTCCGAACGGACAGCGAGACCGCCCCCGCGTACCAGCCGCTTGCGCAGCAACTGAACGGCGCGCTCGACCTGTTTCAAGACAGGATCGCCGGACTGTCCGACCGGGCGGCGGCGATGGAAACCGCATCCGCCGATCTTCGTGGACGGACGACGGGTTTTGCCGAACAGGCGAGGGAACAGTCCGGCGCGCTTGCGGATACGGTCAAAGCGCTTGGCATCATTGTCGATCGGGTCAAAACCAATGCCGTCCAGGCGCGCTCCGCCGAGCAGGGCGCCGCAGCGGCGCGGCAGTCGGCCGAAGACAGCGGCGAGATCGCGGGCCAGGCGATTTCCGCCATGGCCGACATCGAGGCGTCGGCTGAAAAGATCGGTCAGATCATCGGCGTCATCGACGAGATTGCTTTCCAGACCAATCTGCTTGCCCTGAACGCCGGGATCGAAGCTGCGCGCGCGGGCGAAAGCGGCCGCGGCTTCGCTGTCGTGGCGCAGGAAGTCCGTGCCCTTGCACAGCGCTCCGGCGATGCCGCCCGCGAGATCAAGCAGCTTGTCTCCAATACCAAGTCTCAGGTCGAGGCCGGCGTCGCACGGGTCGGCCGCACTCAGGATGCAATCAGCAGCATTGTTGACCAGGTTCGTGGCATAAACGATGCAGTCGCCGGAATTGCCCGTGAGACTGCGGAACAGGCGGCAGGCATGGAAGCCGCCGTCTCCGAGCTCGGCCATATCGGTCTGCAGGTTGTCGCCGGCGCGGCACTCGCTGCCGATGCAGGCCAAAGCTGCGCAGATCTTCACACGGTCATCCTCGAACTTGGTCAGACGATCCGCGAATTCCATGTTGAGCGACAGGCGCCGAAATTCCCGGCTGCTGTTTCCGCGGCGCGGATTGCCGTCTCGGCGCGCCCTCGCGATGAGGATCAAGATTTTGACGATGACGGCCTTCAGGGTCGTCTCGCCGGATGGGGCCGCTGA
- a CDS encoding chemotaxis protein CheA: MDMNEIKEIFFQECEEQLAELESGLLRLNDGDRDPETVNAVFRAVHSIKGGAGAFGLDDLVSFAHVFETTLDCVRSNKLEPTQDVLKVMLKSADVLADLTNVARDGGSVDQARSAQLIRELDALAKGEAPPQAAAVVAAPKPVAAATPAPVANDQGFMPVAFSFDDFGGEDEPLMEIPVYEITFKPKSELYSKGNEAALLLRDLSRLGEMSIHCNMDDLPPLDQMDPETAYFSWKVSIKTDKGEDAIRSVFEFAEWDCELDISSVDSGEDSGPAGDELPMQPVPFDLSALDDELEVPLGVVEEEEQIAAAETASNVVQLSAATARGADKGAAAAVAAAQNNAQQAASAAAQTIRVDLDRVDRLINLVGELVINQAMLSQSVIENDSNGVSSINMGLEELQQLTREIQDSVMAIRAQPVKPVFQRMARTVREIADITGKSVRLVTEGENTEVDKTVIDKLAEPLTHMIRNAVDHGLEMPEKRLAAGKSAEGTVKLTAKHRSGRIVIELSDDGAGINREKVRQKAIDNDLIAADANLSDEEIDNLIFHAGFSTADKVSDLSGRGVGMDVVKRSIQALGGRINISSRPGHGSVFTMSLPLTLAVLDGMVVTVAGQTLVVPLTAIVETLQPDAAAVHSFGATQRLISIRNSFCPLVDVGRILNFRATQANPVEGVALLVESEGGGQRALMVDAIQGQRQVVIKSLEANYTHVPGIAAATILGDGRVALILDVDAVVSASRGNPLHLESLAAAG, from the coding sequence ATGGATATGAACGAAATCAAAGAGATTTTCTTCCAGGAATGCGAGGAGCAACTCGCTGAGCTGGAATCCGGTCTCCTGCGGCTCAATGACGGTGATCGCGATCCGGAAACGGTGAACGCCGTTTTCCGTGCGGTCCACTCGATCAAGGGTGGTGCCGGAGCTTTCGGTCTGGATGATCTCGTCTCCTTCGCACATGTGTTCGAGACCACGCTTGATTGCGTTCGTTCCAACAAGCTGGAGCCGACCCAGGACGTCCTGAAGGTCATGCTTAAGTCGGCCGACGTGCTCGCCGACCTGACGAATGTCGCCCGCGACGGCGGCAGCGTCGATCAGGCGCGCTCGGCGCAACTGATCCGGGAGCTCGACGCTCTCGCCAAGGGCGAGGCCCCGCCACAGGCGGCGGCGGTTGTCGCGGCACCCAAGCCCGTTGCCGCGGCAACGCCGGCACCCGTTGCCAATGATCAGGGTTTCATGCCCGTTGCCTTTTCCTTCGATGATTTCGGCGGAGAGGACGAGCCCTTGATGGAAATCCCGGTTTACGAGATTACCTTCAAGCCGAAGTCCGAGCTCTACAGCAAGGGCAACGAAGCGGCCCTGCTCCTGAGGGACCTGTCGCGCCTTGGCGAAATGAGCATCCATTGCAACATGGATGATCTGCCGCCGCTCGACCAGATGGATCCCGAGACCGCATATTTCTCCTGGAAGGTCTCTATCAAGACGGACAAGGGCGAAGATGCCATCCGGTCCGTCTTCGAGTTTGCCGAATGGGACTGCGAGCTCGACATCAGCAGTGTCGACTCCGGCGAAGACAGCGGACCGGCTGGGGACGAATTGCCTATGCAGCCGGTGCCGTTCGATCTCTCGGCGCTTGATGACGAACTGGAAGTGCCCCTCGGCGTGGTCGAGGAAGAGGAACAGATCGCTGCCGCAGAGACCGCATCCAATGTTGTCCAGCTGAGCGCCGCCACGGCGCGCGGCGCCGATAAAGGTGCGGCAGCGGCTGTCGCGGCGGCGCAGAACAATGCCCAGCAGGCCGCTTCCGCGGCGGCGCAGACGATCCGTGTCGATCTCGATCGTGTCGATCGCCTGATCAACCTGGTCGGCGAACTCGTCATCAACCAGGCGATGTTGTCGCAGAGCGTGATAGAAAACGATTCGAACGGCGTGTCGTCGATCAACATGGGCCTGGAAGAACTCCAGCAGCTGACGCGGGAGATCCAGGACTCGGTCATGGCGATCCGCGCGCAGCCGGTCAAACCCGTGTTCCAGCGCATGGCCCGCACCGTCCGTGAAATTGCCGATATCACCGGCAAGTCGGTACGCCTCGTCACCGAGGGGGAAAATACCGAAGTTGACAAGACCGTCATCGATAAGCTCGCAGAGCCCTTGACGCACATGATCCGCAACGCCGTCGATCACGGCCTGGAAATGCCGGAAAAGCGCCTTGCTGCCGGCAAGAGCGCGGAAGGCACGGTCAAGCTGACCGCCAAGCACCGTTCGGGTCGCATCGTCATCGAACTGTCCGACGACGGCGCGGGGATCAATCGTGAGAAGGTGCGTCAAAAGGCGATCGACAATGACCTGATCGCTGCAGATGCCAATCTTTCGGACGAGGAAATCGATAACCTGATCTTCCATGCAGGCTTCTCGACTGCCGACAAGGTCTCCGACCTCTCCGGCCGCGGTGTTGGCATGGACGTCGTTAAGCGCTCCATCCAGGCGCTCGGCGGACGCATCAACATTTCCTCGAGACCTGGCCACGGCTCGGTCTTCACCATGAGCCTGCCGCTGACGCTCGCGGTTCTCGACGGCATGGTCGTCACCGTCGCCGGCCAGACACTGGTCGTGCCCTTGACGGCCATCGTCGAAACGCTCCAGCCGGATGCAGCTGCCGTCCATTCATTCGGCGCGACACAGCGCCTGATCTCGATCCGCAACTCCTTCTGCCCGCTGGTCGATGTCGGGCGCATCCTGAACTTCCGGGCGACGCAAGCCAATCCGGTCGAAGGCGTAGCGCTTCTTGTGGAATCGGAAGGCGGCGGACAACGCGCCTTGATGGTCGATGCCATCCAGGGTCAGCGGCAGGTCGTCATCAAGAGCCTGGAGGCCAACTATACCCATGTGCCGGGAATTGCCGCTGCGACCATCCTTGGCGACGGCCGCGTTGCCCTCATCCTTGACGTCGACGCCGTGGTTTCGGCATCACGCGGCAACCCGCTCCATCTCGAATCCCTCGCTGCTGCCGGTTAG